The Sulfurovum zhangzhouensis genome includes the window AAGCCAGTGAATAAATTTCTATTAAATTTAACACACTATAATATCACTTTTAATATCAACGCTCCGGGTAAATACGCGGTGCAGTGATAAGCCCTGACTTTTGGAGTAAGATTAAATGCTTAGATTTGCCCCTTCACCGACTGGTGAAATGCATATAGGAGAGCTGCGTGTAGCGATATTTAACTACATGGTAGCCAAACAAAGAGATGTGAACTTTATTGTGCGTATCGAAGATACGGACAAAGAGCGTAACATCACAGGTAAAGATACCGAGATCATGGAAATACTGGAAAAGTTCGCACTTACTCATGACTCTGTGTCTCATCAAAGTGAAAACCTCCATATGCACCAGACTCTAGCGATCAGACTCCTTGAAGAGAAGAAAGCATTTGTATGTACATGCAAAAGCCCTAACTGTAGTGGGCAATGTATGGACATAGGAACAAATAATCTATCTAAGCTCAAAGAGGAAAAGACACCATTTGTCATCCGCATCAAAAAACCCGAATGTAACATCATCTATCAAGACCTTTTAAAAGGAGAGATGAGCGCTACACCTGATGAAGTCGACTCTTTTGTAATACTTCGTGAAGATAGTACCCCAAGCCACGACTTCGCGTGTGCCTGTGACGATATGATCTCGGGAGTAACTCTGATCATCCGCGGGGAAGATCATCTCTTAAATACACCAAAACAAATGCATATCAAAACACTTTTAGGATACGATCAAGAGACTGAATATGCGCACTTGCCTAACATCCTCAATAATGAAGACAACAAGATGAGTATAGATGATGATGCAGGTTCAGTGAAGTGGCTCTTTGAACAAGGCTTTATCCCTGATGCGATCGCAAACTACCTGATCGCTCTTGGCAATGAAACACCAACAGAGATCTTCACTATGCCTGAAGCACTGGAATGGTTTGATCTATTTAAGATCTCCACGTCACCTGTCAAATTTGATATCGAAAAACTTCGCTTCATCAACCGTAAGCATCTTGAAATGATGGATGACAAACGTCTCTCAGTCCTCTTTGGTTTTGCCGATGAAAATATCGGTAAACTGGCAAAGGTTTACCTGGAAGAAGCAAGTACGATCAATGAGCTTGAAGAAAAGATCAGAGCGATCTTTAAACCAAAAGATTTCAGCGGTGAATGGGGTGAGCAGATGAAACAGATGTCTGATGTGATCTTTGATGCCCCTATGATAAACACCTATGATGCATTTGAGTCATACATCATGGAAAAGACAGGACTTCAAGGCGCGAACTTCTCAAAACCGCTTCGCCACCTGCTTACGGGTGCAGGTGATGGTCCTGAGCTTTCAAACATATACCCGTACATCAAATCTTATATCCTGGAGGTAGCTTCATGAATGCATTAATTTATGCGATCGTTCAAACACTGCATACAATATTCACAATTTATATCTGGGTCGTGATCATCGCTGCACTGATCAGTTTTGTTCAGCCTGACCCGCGTAACCCTATCGTACAGATTCTACGCCGTTTGACGGAACCAGCGTTTTCATTCATTCGCCGTAAACTGCCCTTTGTGGTATTCTCAGGAGTAGACCTCTCACCACTTGTGATCATCCTGGGACTGCAATTTATAGATATCTTTATGATGAGAAGCCTTATAGGCTAAACCAGGACCCTTCTTTCATGAGACTCAAAAGCGTTGTATTATCCATCCTAGTAGCATACTCTACATCGCTTTATGCAGCTAAAACCTTTAGCTTTAATGAGATACATGAGATGCCTCAAAGTGTAGAGAAAGACTACTATATCTGGCGCTTTCTCTCACAAAAAAGTACGACCGTATCTGAGGCCAAAAAGATCATACAGGAAGTCGATTACCTCAATAAAAAGATCAGTACCGCTTACCGTACAAAAACAGGTACAGCTCCCGAGATCAGACAGATACGCCGTACTGCTACTGCAGCAGAAAAAGAGCGTTGGAAAACCAACTACCAAAAGCTTCAAGAACTTAAAAACTCTAAGGCTGATTATCCTGCCTGGGCAAAAGAAAACCCTGAAATCGAATGCTACCTTTTCAACAATTGCGGTTCAAAGATCAGAAAAAAGAAGTATGACAAGCTTCTCAACTCCAAACAGTTCCGTGTATTGAGCATGGATAAAACGTTTAATCAAAGTATCCGTATCATACTGGGAGAAAATCTACCACAGTTACAAAGATCTCTCCTTCAGGCACCTGCACACTCTAATGAGATCTCAGCAAAAACACATTTCCAACTAGGATTGTTTGCACTCAAACAAGGTAAACAAGATATCGCAATGATCTACTTCGGCCAAGCACGTAAAAAGGCAGAAAAACGCAGGGACAAAGATCAGGCAAATTTCTGGATGTATCTCGTAACCAAAGAGAGAGGCTACCTGACCAATCTGGTAAACAGCTATGATGTTAATATCTATACACTCATCGCCAGAGATCTGCTAAAGCTGCGATATCCAAAGATCATTACACCTAAGATATCACGATCAAAAGTATTTCACTATGATGTACTGGATCCAATAGACTGGGCAAAACTCAAACAAAAAATGTTCTCTGGAGATTACAATCTTAATGACCTTGCTGATACATATAAGTCGGAAGAGACAGTAGGACACTATACCTATATCAAAGCCAAAGCATCCAACTTTAAAGAGATCTACTTTCCGATGCCTTACCATGATGCAATGAGGGGAATGAGCAAAGAGCGTCAAGCACTTATCTATGCGATTGCAAGACAGGAAAGCCGCTTTGTCCCAGCCTCTGTATCACGCTCTTTTGCCCTCGGTATGATGCAGATCATGCCGTTTTTGATAGAAGATATTGCAAAAAAGAAAAACGACAATATCGACCTTGATGATCTTTTCAATCCGTACAAAGCGATCGAGTATGCAGATTTTCATTTGGACTATCTAAATAAATGGCTCTATCATCCGCTTTTTGTGGCATATGCCTACAATGGAGGAATCGGCTTTACCAAAAAGCTTATCACTGACAGAGCAAATTTCAGACCGGGACGCTATGAACCTTATCTTAGCATGGAAAATATGACCAATGAAGAAGCAAGGGAGTATGGCAAACGCGTCCTTACCAACTACGTTATCTACCTCAACCAACTAGGTGTCCCTACACGCCTGCTCCCTTTGATCAAAAAGGTCACTGACCCTAATGAGACAGATAGGTTCAGATAATTAGAAAGCTTTTGTATTCTCTACATATTTTGCAGCTTTTGAAAAGGGCATTTCTTTTTGCCCATACTTCCTACTCTCGAACAACAAGGTAAATTTTTTACTTACAGTATGAGGGAAAGTCACCAAATAATAACTGTTCCACTCGGTCACAAAAGGTATACCTTCCAAATAAGGGCTTTGTTTTGAAAGCGGCTGAATGCTTTTTGGTTTTTCCCCTTCAAGGGTCAAATTGTATTCTTTACCTAACTGATTGAATTGATCCTCTTCAATATAGACCCCCACTACGAACTGTTCATCTTTTTTTTCTTTTTTCAGCTTGTTACTTCGAGCATACAGATAGGTCGCAGTTAAAAATACTTTGGTGATGTTATGGTCGTAAAGTTGAACTTTTTCAGTTTTTTGCAGATGTTTATATGTAGTTTTATTCTTCTCAAAACGCTGCTTGAGAGGATCGTCTGTTTTAGAGGAGCAAGCAGTTAAAAGGAGTAGAAGTGTCGTCAACCCAATTAATATTCGCACACA containing:
- the gltX gene encoding glutamate--tRNA ligase, with the protein product MLRFAPSPTGEMHIGELRVAIFNYMVAKQRDVNFIVRIEDTDKERNITGKDTEIMEILEKFALTHDSVSHQSENLHMHQTLAIRLLEEKKAFVCTCKSPNCSGQCMDIGTNNLSKLKEEKTPFVIRIKKPECNIIYQDLLKGEMSATPDEVDSFVILREDSTPSHDFACACDDMISGVTLIIRGEDHLLNTPKQMHIKTLLGYDQETEYAHLPNILNNEDNKMSIDDDAGSVKWLFEQGFIPDAIANYLIALGNETPTEIFTMPEALEWFDLFKISTSPVKFDIEKLRFINRKHLEMMDDKRLSVLFGFADENIGKLAKVYLEEASTINELEEKIRAIFKPKDFSGEWGEQMKQMSDVIFDAPMINTYDAFESYIMEKTGLQGANFSKPLRHLLTGAGDGPELSNIYPYIKSYILEVAS
- a CDS encoding YggT family protein, which encodes MNALIYAIVQTLHTIFTIYIWVVIIAALISFVQPDPRNPIVQILRRLTEPAFSFIRRKLPFVVFSGVDLSPLVIILGLQFIDIFMMRSLIG
- a CDS encoding lytic transglycosylase domain-containing protein; translation: MRLKSVVLSILVAYSTSLYAAKTFSFNEIHEMPQSVEKDYYIWRFLSQKSTTVSEAKKIIQEVDYLNKKISTAYRTKTGTAPEIRQIRRTATAAEKERWKTNYQKLQELKNSKADYPAWAKENPEIECYLFNNCGSKIRKKKYDKLLNSKQFRVLSMDKTFNQSIRIILGENLPQLQRSLLQAPAHSNEISAKTHFQLGLFALKQGKQDIAMIYFGQARKKAEKRRDKDQANFWMYLVTKERGYLTNLVNSYDVNIYTLIARDLLKLRYPKIITPKISRSKVFHYDVLDPIDWAKLKQKMFSGDYNLNDLADTYKSEETVGHYTYIKAKASNFKEIYFPMPYHDAMRGMSKERQALIYAIARQESRFVPASVSRSFALGMMQIMPFLIEDIAKKKNDNIDLDDLFNPYKAIEYADFHLDYLNKWLYHPLFVAYAYNGGIGFTKKLITDRANFRPGRYEPYLSMENMTNEEAREYGKRVLTNYVIYLNQLGVPTRLLPLIKKVTDPNETDRFR